One window of Bactrocera tryoni isolate S06 chromosome 2, CSIRO_BtryS06_freeze2, whole genome shotgun sequence genomic DNA carries:
- the LOC120768933 gene encoding post-GPI attachment to proteins factor 2: protein MLPTLTTYTRLDGPKPLFRVPFGRIAFAVVSLPLGSFAFCVIWSLIFEFERSTSTHCDVPNYLPSISAAIGNYEPQKTVWRLAITMQLPFRIAVVKMYMQYYKDTIRRNRRVYAILACLLNMVENFALLSLSLWTSLDNYPIHRNSFVVFIACSEMYMLISYFLNKNGRKISLLPMEEKSLLYKRNLFITNVTAFILAGYCFLRHNSSCEPGVYTFFALFEYVVVLTNMAYHMTAYWDFHAMHVTFDWERGLYLSQF, encoded by the exons ATGTTACCAACATTAACCACATATACCCGACTGGATGGTCCAAAACCTTTATTCCGCGTTccttttggaagaattgcatTTGCAGTTGTAAGTCTGCCACTTGGCAGTTTTGCATTTTGTGTAATTTGGTCGTTAATCTTTGAATTTGAACGTTCAACTTCAACGCACTGTGATGTACCTAATTATTTACCCTCCATATCGGCAGCCATTGGAAATTATGAACCACAAAAAACCGTTTGGCGCTTAGCGATTACAATGCAGTTACCTTTTCGAATAGCTGTTGTCAAAATGTACATGCAATACTATAAGGATACAATAAGGCGTAATCGACGTGTATATGCTATTTTAGCATGTTTGCTAAATATGGTGGAGAATTTTGCGCTCTTAAGTTTGTCCTTGTGGACATCGTTAGATAATTATCCGATACATCGAAATTctttcgttgtttttattgcctGCAGTGAGATGTATATGCTTATATCTTACTTTCTGAACAAAAATGGACGTAAGATATCGCTCTTGCCTATGGAAGAGAAATCATTATTGTACaaaagaaatttgtttataacaaATGTAACTGCTTTCATTTTGGCTGGTTACTGCTTCTTGCGGCATAATTCGTCTTGTGAGCCGGGCG TTTACACGTTTTTTGCGCTTTTCGAGTATGTCGTTGTACTAACGAATATGGCTTACCATATGACTGCATACTGGGATTTCCATGCTATGCATGTTACTTTTGACTGGGAACGAGGGCTTTACTTatctcaattttaa
- the LOC120768932 gene encoding peroxisome assembly protein 12 → MSESANLRQNLQNIPSIFEISAAETLDSLIYPALSKIFDYLNLGVDFKLLGAYRLKGEVSPILTWVLQYLYFRNRGASFGESFYGLQRTGMTSGELMTRQQKLISASILTLMPVLERKLKTRSAHHEDISIWERHMLNVLRAYHASKAIHTFLYLIKYSGSHSPIFRALNLSLRYPNEPPKDDKITYVFLKLLEVFAFFLQFIQWWYSNDQRRKIGGTLKNPLPFKNKPDMSKENIPPKGDCPVCLMKIETPTACSISGYVYCWKCIISHLKERSTCPVTGYKITLDDLVRIYET, encoded by the coding sequence atgtcAGAGAGTGCTAATTTAcgacaaaatttacaaaatatccCTTCAATATTTGAGATAAGTGCCGCTGAAACTCTAGATTCTCTTATCTATCCTGCACttagtaaaatatttgattaccTTAATCTTGGAGTGGACTTTAAGCTTTTAGGTGCATACAGGTTAAAAGGAGAGGTGTCACCTATATTGACATGGGTActccaatatttatatttccgcAACAGAGGCGCTTCATTTGGAGAAAGTTTCTATGGTTTGCAACGAACAGGAATGACATCAGGTGAATTAATGACGCGACAGCAGAAACTGATATCTGCCAGTATCTTAACATTAATGCCAGTTTTAGAGCGGAAATTAAAAACACGCAGCGCTCATCACGAAGATATTTCAATTTGGGAGCGACATATGTTGAATGTTTTACGTGCGTACCATGCTTCTAAAGCAATACACACCTTTTtatatctaataaaatattccgGAAGCCACTCTCCTATCTTTCGAGCATTAAATTTATCATTGAGGTATCCTAACGAACCACCAAAAGACGATAAGATCACCTATGTATTTCTCAAGTTACTCGAAGTTTTTGCATTCTTTCTGCAATTCATTCAATGGTGGTATTCTAATGATCAGCGCCGTAAAATAGGAGGAACTTTAAAAAATCCACtgccatttaaaaataaacctgACATGTCCAAAGAGAATATTCCACCAAAGGGTGATTGCCCGGTGTGTCTCATGAAAATTGAAACACCCACCGCGTGCAGCATATCTGGATATGTGTACTGCTGGAAATGTATAATTTCCCACTTAAAAGAACGTTCTACTTGCCCAGTTACTGGATACAAAATCACTCTGGATGATTTAGTTCGAATTTATGAAACATGA
- the LOC120767668 gene encoding integral membrane protein 2B, protein MTILTKPSNEKKGEKVPLPLALGGHDDASSFRGGAAHGNLLGARYQGDIDGESMVFNRPPSCIKTVLLFLIAVVVMMMGLLGGFTLYRAYAPTTSNLHYRALCDIPYMQTGNITIPRLYEEHDELDWRNLFSRFTNYNGNNDLSDDFFREEIDVDMSDSESFAKIDVPDFKDGRRGRFMHDFKKNQSAIIDTTANRCFIMPLDRDTTLPPKSFVDLMQKMGSGYYNIDTDRVRRNMRVVTPPVTDLSMISERIANECYDMRVYMLENYVSGVFKREAIPVAETDRFTEFMGKGVVEFNLINMNDIEEFERKQQ, encoded by the exons ATGACCATTTTAACGAAACCATCTAATGAGAAAAAAGGGGAGAAGGTACCACTGCCATTGGCTTTGGGTGGCCATGATGATGCATCATCATTCCGAGGAGGAGCTGCACACGGAAATCTTTTGGGC GCTCGCTATCAGGGGGACATAGATGGCGAATCTATGGTTTTCAATCGCCCACCTTCATGCATCAAAACCGTGTTGTTATTTCTAATTGCTGTCGTAGTCATGATGATGGGCCTACTTGGTGGATTTACTCTATATCGCGCTTATGCACCCACTACTTCGAATTTACATTACCGTGCACTTTGTGACATTCCATATATGCAGACTGGTAATATAACTATACCGCGTCTGTATGAAGAACATGATGAGCTAGATTGGCGTAATCTTTTTTCGCGTTTTACAAACTACAACGGCAATAACGACTTGAGTGATGATTTCTTCCGTGAGGAAATCGATGTGGATATGAGCGATTCAGAAAGTTTCGCAAAAATTGATGTACCCGATTTCAAAGATGGACGGCGGGGACGTTTTATGCATGATTTTAAAAAGAATCAATCGGCAATTATTGATACCACTGCAAATCGTTGCTTCATAATGCCACTTGACCGTGACACCACATTACCACCAAAGAGTTTTGTAGATTTAATGCAAAAGATGGGTTCAGGATACTACAACATCGACACTGATCGCGTTCGTCGCAATATGCGTGTAGTTACCCCGCCTGTAACTGACCTCTCAATGATCTCGGAGAGAATTGCTAACGAATGCTATGATATGAGAGTTTACATGTTGGAGAACTACGTTTCAGGAG tatttaaaCGTGAAGCTATTCCTGTGGCAGAAACTGACAGGTTCACTGAATTCATGGGCAAAGGTGTCGTTGAATTTAATTTGATAAATATGAATGATATAGAGGAATTTGAACGGAAACAGCAGTAA